Within the Mustela lutreola isolate mMusLut2 chromosome 2, mMusLut2.pri, whole genome shotgun sequence genome, the region GTGGCAAAATGCCTGTTGTGGCTCCAGGCATCACATATTCCATCAAGGCAGGAAGAATGGAGGACCAGGGAGGTGTTACGTATGTCTACCTCTTTTAGCAGAAAAGCATAAACTCTCCGAAAAGCCCCTGTAGAGTTCCTCTTAAATTTCACTGGCCATACCTGTTCATATGTCCCCCCAAGCTGCAAAGGAGTCTGGAACAGTGGGAGTTGGGATTTATAACCTTCACAGTGGGAGGCAGCTAGAGAGAAGGGGCGTGGATGTGGGTGGCTGCCGAGGCCCCACTGGACGATGTGGAGTTTGATCTCCGTGGCTTGCCGCTTCCACAGAGCACCTCTGGGGAGCACTGAGTGGAATCCGAGCCATCCTCTCCGAGGGGCTTGCTCCATCCCAGATGCTCTGTCCTGCTTCTTGTCATATGTCTGAGCAACACACAGACCTCAGGGGGAGATGTCTTTGGTGAAATGGTGGTCTTTATTTGGGGATTGTGCTTTACACTTGCTCTCAAGAGGCAGACATGAAAATACTATGACCACGTTCTCACTAAGACAGAGTCTCGAGCCTTTTAGAGCCTGgcttgcatacacacacacacacacacacacaccccggcaGGCAGCATGTCTATTTACACTGGTGGGCACCCCACCCAGGAAAAAAAGGGCACCGTCTTGGTCAACCTCAAACCACTCAGTTAGGGGTTGAGACCAGGATGACCCCTTTCCTGCTAAACGTCCCACGTTTGGTCCGAGAATAAAATAGCGTTCCAGCAGCAGCTTTTTCTGGCCGTTTTTGGCGGGGAGAGGCCATGGAAGGAAATGCTTTTCTAGCACTGCCCTATCCCCTTAAATGAAGGGGTTGCAAGGCCAGAGGGCAGGGATTTTATCCCTCACGGGGCAGGGAAGAAACTGGCCTGGTTTCTTCTCTAAATCATTAACAGTGGGCTAGAAGCAGAAGGTTGACACACGTGGTCTCGCGTGGGGAGGGTTTTGGGGAAGAAAGAGTGACGTCACTGGAGCTCAGGTGGTGGaaaccaagcagggagccggtgCAGGAACTGGAAATGGGGACTCAAAGGAGCCTATGAACCACCGTTCGTATTTCCAGAAACCCATGGAAATGACTGTATATTTGTTCTCCATAGACTTcgggaaaagggaaaatattttcttttttttttttgctagaattGCATCAGAACAGTGGGGTAAGAAAATGCAGATTGGCAATGATAGACCTCTCCAGTGAGAATGGCAATTATGAAATAGACATAATTTTCTGGGCAAATGTCTTCCCAGGTCTGGCGACCCTGGAATGGGATGGATATTCGAGAGCCCTTGGGGCTTGCAGGGGCAGAGTGGGGAACCCCTTCAGGGCAGAGGTGGCTTCAGGCATGAGTTTCCAGTATTTACTGTCCCTGGCTGCTTACAAGGTGGTGATGAGAGCCCCAGCCCAGGAGCTGTTTGGAAACGCAGACTCTCAGTCCCCAGCCCAGATCTCCTGAATCACAAGCTGTCCTGTAACACGACGCCCAGTGACTTATAGGCACAagcaagtttgagaagcactgttctaGACTTTGGGGAGCAGGAAGGCCGCAGCCCTGGTTAGGTGTGGTTACCAGGCCCAGACAGGGAGGccccagagaggagaaagcaagcgcCTGGGTGTGGGGGAAGCTGGCAAACTCTGAGAAGTTTTCCTTGTCAGTACCCTTGCAACCTGGCGGCTTCGAGCCCCGAGGTTGCCTTCGGAGCTGCCCTGCCTTTCCTCCCCAAGGACAGCTGCACTTGAACCATATTCCCCTCAACTGGCTTTCAGGGCAGGTGTTCTGAGAGGCTCTACTTCAATGCTCCCCACCTGACCGCAGGGGAAACCACAGTCAGGGAAGCTTTCGGAGAGCAGGGAGTTGGGCTGTCCAGAGAAGCAGGGGCCCGTGGGGCCTGGGCAAGATGGAGGGCTGGTCAGGCCAAAGAGGGGCCTCTCAATCCTTCCCAGTTCTGCCAGGAGAATCTCAACAGAGCTTCCGGGAGAGGTGCCTTGGGAAAGTTTTCTCGGCAACAGCTTCCTTTTGGAGCAGAAGCGGTGAGTGCTCGGAAGGAAAAGCCAGGGAGCTTacttagccccccccccccccccccccccccccccgcttctttaggggtgggaaggagggccCAGGCTCTCTGGGGCATTTTCACAAGAGCAAGCATGAACATCATTGCAGATGGCCCCAGGCTGGGGGCTGGCAGGCGCGGAAGGGCTGCAGGCGGTCGTTGGGGGGGGGCTGGAGTGTCAACAGCCCCCACTACAGAGCTCTCTCTTCGCTGGTGAGCGTTGCGATTCTCCGCAGGTTCTCCCTGACTTTCATAAACTCGGGGGCATggtcttcttccttttctggtGGTTTTTCCAGCTAAAGGAGAGACAAAGCAGAGgtgtaaagtgtgtgtgtgtgtgtgtgtgtgtgtgtggtccaAACCACAGTGTTTGGACCATGGATCCTCTCTAGGGGAAACAGAACGGGGGATCAGCTTTGCCAGCAGCCTCGTAGCTGGGGTGACAGCATGAGACAAATTTTTCCTTGTGAAGCTGTGGCGGATCGCTTGCCTTGGCTggggcctcaggttcctcatctctAGAATGGGAACGCCATCTGGTTCATAGTTGCCGTAGCGAGAATGAAATCAGGATCAGCATGCAATAGGTTGGGCCGATGAaggaactgaggttcagagaggggaggcCACCAGCTCAAAGTCACATAGTCGAGTGAGTGGCAGTGTAAGGACTTAGGCTGGTTGTGGAGTGCTGGTTGAAGCCTCATGTGGCATCACCTTGTCCCTCTTGCCATCGGTGGCCAAGTgcagccctccctccccccacccccaggccggGGAGATAGTCCTGGaaggggctggggccagggctgggtgCTCTCACCTGGTTCAGCCTCTGCTGCCGTCTCAGCAGCTCCTGCTCAAAGGGGCACTGCAGCCGTTTGGCCTCcagctcttccttcttcttcttgatGAGCTGGTTCCGCCTGCGGTGCTCCAGGACCCGCTGCAGCTCTGGCTTGCTGTCCACGCCCAggcccctggggagggggagctgtCAGGAGTGCCCTGTgtctccccaccccaggctcaaGGCTGCACCCCATAGTGACACCAACCTACACCATCGTGTCCTACACCcccaaccgcccccccccccccgtgggcaGCTCTAGGAGGGGGGTCTCATTCCTGTCTCCTTATAGGGAGCCAGGAAATGAGGCTCCTAGGACTGAAGACACCAGTCCAGTCCAAGTCACAGCTGCGAAGGGGCTGAGTGAGGATTTGTACCCAGGTTGTCTGATGGCAGAGACCAGGTGGTATGTCATTTCTGGTTATGTGCCAGGGTCAGTTTCTAGAGGTGGATTTGCTGGGTCAGGCTCTTTGTAAAGATTTTGGACACATATTTCCATTTGTCCCTTAGAAAAGGCTCTCCAATTTATACTTTGTCGTCATTGTACAAGAGCATCTATTTCTCCCCACCGTTACTGTTCAGTCTTTTTGTATTTGAGCATCTGCTGGGCAAGGAATGATATCTGGTATTCATGTGTGTTTCGCTAATTCTTAGTTACATGGGAACAGCAGCCTTTGAGATGTGCACCcgtcatttgcatttcttcttttgtgaactAACTGTAactctctttgttcattttttcccatatGGAATTATAAGTGATAGGTAtacatttttatgtgtgttttatattGCAAGTGTTTCCCTGATTTGTCTTTAGGCTTTTGTTTGTTCTATGGTGGTGTTGTTTTTAGACGTGAAAAGGGATGACTCTAAAACACATTCGGAGAAAATACACATGATATACTAAGCAAGACAAAAAAGAACCCACTGAAGATAGAAAATGACACCTACTGGAAGGTCTTGAACAGAGCGGAAAATAGGAGAATCCTAGCCTGTGCCAATACCAGAATATGCCAGTAGAGGGAGCTGCAGAGGCGCCGCCGCCTTCCTCCTGATGCTAGCCAGCTGGGAGGTATTTCCCAGGCCGCCTCCACATTCCCTCCGTTACTGAATCCCAGCCCTGCTACCTCAAGCCTGTCTCTTTCATTGCATCCCTGGCCTTGCTgcttcccttctgcccctccctcctaccACCGCCTCGTGACTGTGACATCCCTGCTTTTCCAGGTCAGCACATCTCTGGCCAACCTCAAAGTCAATGCTGCCAACACCCTGAGCTACTTGTGTTTCCTGTCTCTTCGCACATGCTCTTCCATTTGCTGGGAACACACTTGCTTTCCACCAGCTGATGCCCACCTCCTAGTCTGGCTGACTCCAGCCCACCCTTCAGGCGTCAGCTGAGGCATCCTCTCCTCCGGGAGGTCACCTTGGACCACTCCCAGGTGTGTCCTCTGAGCTCCTCGGCCCATTTAGGGCCTCCTCCTAGCCTGTGGTTATGCATACATTCCCATTGTGAGGGCAGGAACTGGGTTCCATTCCTTCCTGTACCTCAGATCTGGATAccatgcctagcacatagtaggtgctcagtaaatgtatGTGGAGGACAGGCATGAGTAGGTAgctgggagggagagcagggctcTTGGGGGACCACTGGGAACTAAAccttcacagtttctgtgggtgaCTATGTGTGGTACCCTCAACTCTCCTCAGCCTCCGGGAGAGCCAGCATGACCATCAGCCCTGCCTTCCACAAGGAGTGCCTCTGCGAGGCCCAGCAGGCCTCAGGACATGCTTGCCAGGAGGAGGCAACTGAGCTCTGTTCCTACCTTCTGTGGTTCATGAGCAGCTCTCGGTGCAGCTCCTGGTGGCTCCGGGAGGCCTTCACGGGGTTCAGCAGCTTCTTGGGCTTGATGAGCTCTGGGTTCCATTCTCTGTATTCGGGCCGGGCCATCAGGCCTCCGATGTCTGCCCGCTCCCTCTGGATCTCCGAGTACATCGAGGCTGTAGAGACaggtaggggtgggggttggtcaGAGCGGGGTCCACAGTCTCACCCACCCCCGTGGGGCACAGCTGAAGCCTCTCGATGTTAGATGGACTTTGGCCATCTGTCGCTGGGAAGCCCTGGGCTGAGTGTCTGAGCTTCTGAGCTTCTGGTCTCCTCATTTGTGAGATGGAAATAATTGAACCTGCGCCcagggttgttgtaaggattggAGATCTGTTTGTAAAGCGCGGTGTGGGGATGAAATGATACTGGGGTGGACACATGCATATGTTTTTGGCTTGACTTTGTAGAATATAATATCCTACAAAAAGAATTAtgtttgagttttttgtttttcagtgagctctaatcagaaaaaaaagatacttaaaaagAACAAGTTTGCGTTTGTTAAATGTGGATGAACCTAGTGATCAAAAGGAGACTTCACCCCCTATTgtcctgtttccctctccttcaTTCCAAATTCTCTGTGGAAGCATCCAGCTTTTCAGTTTCTCCAGATCAAAGAGGAGAGCAGGAAATCCCGGAACGGCTATGTGTCTAATTACAAAGTGATggctgtcatcttttttttttttttttaagattttatttatttatttgacagagagaaatcacaagtacactgagaggcaggcagagagagagagagggaagcaggctccccgctgagcagagagcctgatgcgggactcgatcccaggaccctgagatcatgacctgagccgaaggcagcggcttaacccactgagccacccaggtgcccgatggCTGTCATCTTTGATGCAGATAGCTGGCTTCTAGATGGCCTCACTTCCACCACAGAAGCTCGGAATTTGTCAGTTTACTTAAGTAGAAATTCAGGCAGAAGGGCTCCCTCCTACAAGCTGGCTTTATatctttgcagtgccccaaagcaaacttgtgtgtgtgtgtgtgtgtgtgtgtgtgtgtcagagagagagagagagagagatgagcgaGATGGACAGAGAcggacagagaaaggaagacttCTTCAGAAAAAGTCTCCCGGGGGATGACACAGCCTGGCCATCAGCTTCTCTTAGTAATTCAAGTGAAAATTGAGGCACTGGTTCTCCCTTCATGAATCCTGCCTTTCTGAGGTTGAGCTTCTGCTCTAAGCCGAGCACTGGCGTAAACAGGAGTTCTCCAAGTAAACTAGCTAGGCATGGTGGTGTGTGCAAAACCTGGGTGTAGGTAATAGCTCAGTGGGGCTGGAAAAtgcaggagaaggggggtggcAGGGTATAAATGGCAAGGGGACACGTCAGGGAATGTCGGCATCAAAGAGGAGATTATGTTTTGCAAATGGTGGCCCACTGGATACACGTTTGGCATTTCTATTATTACCCATTGCAGGGTGCTGTTTGGAGAATTAAGTGAGATCACATTTGTAAAGGTGCTGTGTAAACTGGAAAGAGTGTTAATTATTACAAGATATTTTGGAATAGCCAGATGAAGTGTTAGAGCTTAAAAcatatctgctaatttttttctCGAATTCACGTTCTCAGAACTGtctctaaaatgaaaattctaattaCTCGCctttcttcactttcttcatAAGGCTGTTTGTTTTCAGGTCCTATCCTTCCCAGctctttggtttttaaagattgtggTAGTATTTGATAGCTGAAAATGGGCAGTTGACAAAACTTAGTtccctcatcttttaaaaatgtgggcatttaccttttgtttttttctaagtaaacGCTACACCTAATgtagggcttgagctcatgatctCCAGATGGATAGtagcatgctctaccgactgagccagagAGGCACCCCTAAAATACGGATATTTTCTTAGTCTGTGGGCTTATGTTGTCTGGGAGCCAATGCATTAGATCCCTGATTCAGACTGGTGTTTGGggattttttctcccttttgctGCCGAGTCTCATGACCATATCCCACCAAACCTTTGAGTGGTTTTCAGCCATCCTCTCTACTCATCCTATCCACACCACACTTAAATAGCTGCCATAGCTCCTTGGCTGTTGATCCTGCCTATAGTCCTTTTCTATCCCAAACCTTCCAGAAAGTTGTAATTTTCATCAGTCACACCATCTTTGGAATAACTAACTTGTACATTACCAAAGccacaaggcaggaaacaaattGTGTAAGTTTAGGAAAGGAGAAGGCAGAAATGATTGGCTTAAGATACCACCGACATACTGAGAATTCCCAAGTGGATTAACATTAAAACATTTGGGATGAATGAGAGAATTCAATAATGTGGCCAGATACAAAGTAAGTACACAAAAGTTGAGAGTGTCTGCATAACAGGAATGACCATTCAGAACATacacaataaaatttttcattcattctacaaTCTGTTTTTAGTTCCTACGGTTTGCCACATTTTGTGGTGGACGCTAGACACACAGAGGTGAGCTAAGCAAACAAAGGTTCCTGCTCTCACAGAGCTGACATTCTGTTAGGGAGGCAGACAGTAAACATGGACACACACCAATCAAAACAAATGATTGCAAATTGCAGGGAGCCCACTGAAGGAATCAGGGGTCTGGGACAGAGACTAACAGGAGGACCCATCTTCAGCCAGGTGCACTGGGAGGCTCTCTCTGAGAACGTGACATTTCAGACCTGaggactgagaaggaggagagaggctgTTTGGGGCAGAGGAAAGGAACAGCCTGTGTGACTCATGTACCTTGAACAAGCTTGGtctgttcagggaacaaaaaagCGTAGTGTGTCTGGAGTGGCGTgagtgagggacagggagagTGGTTGGTGTGAGGGTGGACGGGTGGGTTCAAGTCGGGGAAAGAGTGCGTCTCATTCgatttttaaaaaggccattCTCTCTGGTGTGTGTGGAAAAACTGTCAGCAGGTTTTGGGAAATTCTTATAGGACTTTGGTTTCTTTGATTTCCACTGGGCACTTGTCTCTCCAGCCTGTTAAATTCCAGAGGAAGAACATCTGATTGGCCAGGCGGAGACTCT harbors:
- the FAM107A gene encoding actin-associated protein FAM107A isoform X1 codes for the protein MAQRLGERAWDPTEATGLYRAVLLRSASMYSEIQRERADIGGLMARPEYREWNPELIKPKKLLNPVKASRSHQELHRELLMNHRRGLGVDSKPELQRVLEHRRRNQLIKKKKEELEAKRLQCPFEQELLRRQQRLNQLEKPPEKEEDHAPEFMKVRENLRRIATLTSEERAL
- the FAM107A gene encoding actin-associated protein FAM107A isoform X2, whose amino-acid sequence is MYSEIQRERADIGGLMARPEYREWNPELIKPKKLLNPVKASRSHQELHRELLMNHRRGLGVDSKPELQRVLEHRRRNQLIKKKKEELEAKRLQCPFEQELLRRQQRLNQLEKPPEKEEDHAPEFMKVRENLRRIATLTSEERAL